The following coding sequences lie in one Isoptericola variabilis 225 genomic window:
- a CDS encoding Trm112 family protein produces MSRIEIDPWVRGVLRCPVTGAELVDAVGPDGSPELHSTDRERPLAYPVRDGIPVLLPDEARPL; encoded by the coding sequence ATGAGCAGGATCGAGATCGACCCCTGGGTGCGCGGCGTCCTGCGCTGCCCGGTCACGGGGGCGGAGCTGGTGGACGCGGTCGGCCCCGACGGCAGCCCCGAGCTGCACTCGACCGACCGCGAGCGCCCGCTGGCCTACCCGGTGCGCGACGGCATCCCCGTGCTGCTGCCGGACGAGGCACGCCCGCTCTGA
- a CDS encoding WhiB family transcriptional regulator produces MWNLLDGDEGAFPSDAAREPERVAAVLPLFGQPVEDETLLGWQERALCAQTDPEAFFPEKGGSTREAKKVCASCEVRAECLDYALANDERFGIWGGLSERERRKLKRRAV; encoded by the coding sequence ATGTGGAACTTGCTGGATGGGGACGAGGGGGCCTTCCCGTCTGACGCGGCACGTGAGCCGGAGCGCGTGGCGGCGGTGCTGCCGCTGTTCGGGCAGCCGGTCGAGGACGAGACTCTCCTGGGGTGGCAGGAACGAGCCCTGTGCGCCCAGACCGACCCGGAGGCCTTCTTCCCGGAGAAGGGCGGGTCCACGCGCGAGGCCAAGAAGGTGTGCGCCTCCTGCGAGGTCCGGGCCGAGTGCCTGGACTACGCGCTGGCGAACGACGAGCGCTTCGGCATCTGGGGCGGCCTGTCGGAGCGGGAGCGGCGCAAGCTCAAGCGTCGCGCCGTCTGA
- a CDS encoding phosphomannomutase/phosphoglucomutase: protein MTIDLASIIKAYDVRGTVPDQLSPAVAEAIGAAFARVVALPEGATTVVVGRDMRESGPALVEAFAAGVTAAGLDVVDVGLCSTDGLYFASGRFEAPGAMFTASHNPAAYNGIKLCRAGARPVGQDTGLAEVRALAQEILDGATTPEPATTPGRVTARDVLADYAGFLRDLVDLSGVRPLRVVVDAGNGMGGHTVPAVLGTAAGLPALPLEVVPLYFELDGSFPNHEANPLEPANLRDLQAAVVEHGADVGLAFDGDADRCFVVDERGEPVSPSAITALVGLREVAKELAAGRQPTVIHNLITSRAVPDLLECAGARTVRTRVGHSFIKARMAEHDAVFGGEHSAHYYFRDFWFADTGMLAAMHVLAALGSQPHPLSALAEMYSPYVASGEINSTVADAAAATARVRQAYASAYPGAEVDELDGLTVAHWDAHPQWWFNLRASNTEPLLRLNVEAADEDIMIKVRDDVLSLVREEGRTA, encoded by the coding sequence GTGACGATCGACCTCGCGAGCATCATCAAGGCGTACGACGTGCGCGGCACGGTCCCGGACCAGCTCTCGCCCGCGGTGGCCGAGGCCATCGGTGCGGCGTTCGCGCGCGTGGTCGCGCTGCCGGAGGGCGCGACGACGGTGGTCGTGGGCCGGGACATGCGTGAGTCGGGGCCGGCTCTGGTCGAGGCGTTCGCGGCCGGCGTCACGGCGGCGGGACTGGACGTGGTCGACGTCGGCCTGTGCTCCACGGACGGTCTCTACTTCGCCTCGGGTCGGTTCGAGGCGCCGGGGGCGATGTTCACCGCGTCGCACAACCCGGCCGCGTACAACGGGATCAAGCTGTGCCGCGCGGGCGCTCGCCCGGTCGGGCAGGACACGGGCCTGGCCGAGGTCCGTGCGCTCGCGCAGGAGATCCTGGACGGCGCGACCACCCCCGAGCCCGCGACGACGCCGGGCCGCGTGACCGCGCGCGACGTGCTCGCGGACTACGCCGGCTTCCTGCGCGACCTGGTCGACCTGTCGGGTGTGCGGCCGCTGCGCGTCGTGGTCGACGCCGGCAACGGCATGGGAGGGCACACGGTGCCCGCGGTGCTCGGCACCGCAGCGGGCCTGCCCGCGCTGCCGCTCGAGGTGGTGCCGCTGTACTTCGAGCTCGACGGCTCGTTCCCCAACCACGAGGCGAACCCGCTCGAGCCGGCGAACCTGCGCGACCTGCAGGCCGCGGTCGTCGAGCACGGGGCGGACGTCGGGCTCGCGTTCGACGGCGACGCGGACCGCTGCTTCGTCGTCGACGAGCGCGGCGAGCCCGTCTCGCCGTCGGCCATCACCGCGCTGGTCGGGCTGCGCGAGGTCGCCAAGGAGCTCGCGGCCGGGCGCCAGCCCACCGTGATCCACAACCTCATCACGTCACGGGCGGTGCCGGACCTGCTCGAGTGCGCCGGCGCGCGCACGGTGCGCACCCGCGTCGGGCACTCCTTCATCAAGGCACGGATGGCCGAGCACGACGCCGTGTTCGGCGGCGAGCACTCGGCGCACTACTACTTCCGCGACTTCTGGTTCGCGGACACCGGGATGCTCGCCGCGATGCACGTGCTGGCCGCGCTGGGCTCGCAGCCGCACCCGCTGTCCGCGCTGGCCGAGATGTACTCGCCGTACGTCGCGTCGGGCGAGATCAACTCGACCGTGGCCGACGCCGCGGCCGCGACGGCGCGCGTGCGCCAGGCGTACGCGAGCGCCTACCCGGGCGCCGAGGTCGACGAGCTCGACGGCCTGACCGTCGCGCACTGGGACGCCCACCCGCAGTGGTGGTTCAACCTGCGCGCGTCCAACACCGAGCCGCTGCTGCGGCTCAACGTCGAGGCCGCCGACGAGGACATCATGATCAAGGTGCGCGACGACGTCCTGTCGCTCGTGCGCGAGGAGGGCAGGACGGCATGA
- a CDS encoding glycosyltransferase gives MTAADTTQVHPTRGGAARDDAALDVVSAVTGALPVRVTVTAVVVTRGNSPFLAATLEAVAAQSRVPDDVVVVDVDASRSTGLHTDLTLGGARYVAAGGSRSFGTAVDAALAAVGGPEDGWLWLLHDDSAPAPDALARLLRAVEHSGAVAVAGCKQRSWPVDGAGRPLEPGDGTGLLAEVGYTVSPLGRRMTGIDRTEIDQGQHDAREDVLAVGLAGALVRRAVWDALGGTDPEVGPFGDSLDLCRRARLAGHRVVVVPEAVVHHAQASLLGLRERPGARSRGLHASEYARRRAQLYQRLVFAPLPLVPVLVLAMVVWAPFAAMYRLALKRPAQARDELVAPLATVLRVVPLARARRQAARTATCPRRVLRPLLGTWREVVAERRDRRLSRAEAYRNRWSPSELERAELRRLAHARRTALALVVLAVVALAVVLFGSWQGVLAAGGRVVGGALLPAPGTLGDLADAATSGWVRDGLGAAAPADPLLLPLTALTALVGGSVQTAVNALVVAALPLAPLGGWFRARTVTRFAVAPAAAAACVGPPARRPRGARQRPARRRRRAPRAAVGPRRAPARRRRARPGRRRPAGAAHRPALWRAGADRARAACDRAAPRLARRPRCRRPAARRRGVRGPRAPAARRRGAARVRARRPTSPPLPARRAAAGARRRGPVLGARRVDVVRRRLAAPARRAGRAAGARGLARRPRAPRGPARRRRRDRWLVRAVAR, from the coding sequence ATGACTGCTGCCGACACGACCCAGGTGCACCCGACGCGGGGCGGGGCCGCGCGCGACGACGCGGCCCTCGACGTCGTGTCGGCCGTGACCGGCGCGCTGCCCGTCCGCGTGACCGTGACGGCCGTCGTGGTCACGCGGGGGAACAGCCCGTTCCTCGCCGCGACGCTCGAGGCGGTCGCCGCCCAGTCCCGCGTGCCCGACGACGTCGTGGTCGTCGACGTCGACGCGTCGCGCTCGACCGGTCTGCACACCGACCTCACGCTCGGCGGCGCCCGGTACGTCGCGGCGGGCGGGTCCCGCAGCTTCGGCACCGCGGTCGACGCCGCGCTCGCCGCGGTCGGCGGGCCCGAGGACGGCTGGCTCTGGCTCCTCCACGACGACTCGGCGCCCGCCCCCGACGCGCTCGCCCGGCTGCTGCGCGCCGTCGAGCACTCGGGCGCGGTCGCCGTCGCCGGGTGCAAGCAGCGCAGCTGGCCGGTCGACGGCGCCGGCCGCCCTCTCGAGCCTGGCGACGGCACGGGCCTGCTCGCCGAGGTCGGGTACACGGTCTCGCCGCTCGGCCGGCGCATGACGGGCATCGACAGGACCGAGATCGACCAGGGGCAGCACGACGCGCGCGAGGACGTCCTCGCGGTCGGCCTCGCGGGCGCGCTCGTGCGCCGGGCCGTGTGGGACGCCCTCGGCGGGACCGACCCCGAGGTCGGGCCGTTCGGCGACAGCCTGGACCTGTGCCGGCGGGCGCGGCTCGCGGGGCACCGCGTCGTCGTCGTGCCCGAGGCCGTGGTGCACCACGCCCAGGCGTCGCTGCTCGGGCTGCGCGAGCGCCCCGGGGCGCGGTCGCGCGGGCTGCACGCCTCCGAGTACGCGCGCCGGCGCGCCCAGCTCTACCAGCGCCTCGTCTTCGCCCCGCTGCCCCTCGTGCCGGTGCTCGTGCTCGCGATGGTGGTGTGGGCGCCGTTCGCGGCGATGTACCGGCTCGCGCTCAAGCGGCCCGCCCAGGCACGGGACGAGCTCGTCGCGCCGCTCGCGACCGTGCTGCGGGTCGTGCCTCTCGCGCGCGCCCGACGGCAGGCCGCGCGGACGGCGACGTGCCCGCGGCGCGTCCTGCGGCCGCTGCTCGGGACGTGGCGCGAGGTCGTGGCCGAGCGTCGCGACCGCCGCCTCTCGCGCGCGGAGGCGTACCGCAACCGGTGGTCGCCGAGCGAGCTCGAGCGCGCGGAGCTGCGTCGGCTGGCGCACGCCCGGCGGACCGCGCTCGCGCTCGTCGTGCTCGCCGTGGTGGCGCTCGCCGTCGTGCTGTTCGGGTCGTGGCAGGGCGTGCTCGCGGCCGGCGGGCGCGTCGTCGGGGGAGCGCTGCTGCCGGCCCCCGGCACGCTCGGCGACCTCGCCGACGCCGCGACGTCGGGATGGGTGCGCGACGGGCTCGGGGCCGCCGCACCCGCCGACCCCCTGCTGCTCCCGCTCACGGCCCTGACCGCGCTCGTCGGCGGGTCGGTGCAGACCGCGGTGAACGCGCTCGTGGTCGCCGCCCTGCCGCTCGCCCCGCTGGGGGGCTGGTTTCGCGCCCGGACGGTCACGCGCTTCGCCGTGGCCCCCGCGGCGGCCGCGGCTTGCGTGGGGCCGCCCGCCCGGCGTCCTCGCGGGGCTCGGCAGCGGCCGGCTCGGCGCCGTCGTCGCGCACCTCGCGCTGCCGTGGGTCCTCGTCGCGCTCCTGCGCGCCGTCGGCGCGCACGCCCGGGACGTCGTCGACCTGCCGGAGCTGCGCACCGACCCGCGCTCTGGCGAGCAGGTGCCGACCGCGCTCGCGCTGCGTGCGACCGAGCAGCGCCGCGGCTCGCTCGGCGCCCTCGGTGCCGCAGGCCTGCTGCTCGCCGTCGCGGTGTGCGGGGCCCCCGTGCTCCTGCCGCTCGCCGTCGTGGTGCTGCTCGCGTCCGCGCTCGTCGTCCGACGTCACCGCCGCTACCTGCTCGTCGCGCCGCTGCCGGCGCTCGCCGTCGGGGCCCCGTTCTGGGTGCACGTCGCGTCGACGTGGTCCGACGGCGGCTGGCGGCTCCTGCTCGCCGAGCCGGGCGCGCCGCAGGTGCCCGTGGGCTCGCCCGACGGCCTCGAGCTCCTCGTGGGCCTGCCCGGCGACGCCGCCGGGACCGGTGGCTGGTTCGCGCGGTGGCTCGGTGA
- a CDS encoding DUF3499 domain-containing protein: protein MRSVRQCSRTACTRAAVATLTYVYADSTAVLGPLAQRAEPHSYDLCADHAERLTAPRGWEVVRLTPQFEESGPTKDDLSALAEAVREAGRARQAAQPEPPSVTETARRGHLRVLREAE, encoded by the coding sequence GTGAGATCGGTCAGGCAGTGCTCGCGCACGGCATGCACGCGTGCCGCCGTCGCGACGCTCACGTACGTGTACGCGGACTCGACGGCCGTGCTGGGTCCGCTGGCCCAGCGGGCCGAGCCGCACAGCTACGACCTGTGCGCGGACCACGCCGAGCGCCTGACCGCGCCGCGCGGCTGGGAGGTCGTGCGCCTCACGCCGCAGTTCGAGGAGTCGGGTCCGACCAAGGACGACCTGTCGGCGCTGGCCGAGGCCGTGCGCGAGGCCGGCCGCGCGCGCCAGGCCGCGCAGCCCGAGCCGCCGTCGGTCACGGAGACCGCGCGCCGCGGTCACCTGCGCGTGCTGCGCGAGGCCGAGTAG
- a CDS encoding DUF5719 family protein, translated as MSREGRSTTGTSRVAVRRTLRVAGVTVTGVAAAGALAAVATLGGQWAQGWTGDASRAVAAQTQAVAVAPAEEAYVCPGPVRLPDGADVGDEQFSAAPVATATRLAAGVLGATGTPLATGLAGGGVQGDQPAELTGSGAAVLRSAVEGASVLHAQPTARDPFRAAGTVAATTTDGDLRGLAAARCTAPSTSHWLVGGSTRVGASAQLTVHNPSPRPASVTLTVHGPGGLVALGGRGSFVVAPGEQVTSRLEALAPEQGRIAVHVRSAGARVTAALQAHGIDGLVPAGTDLVAPGAAPAGTLAVAGITSAGEAVDDPHAPRLRLLAPGEQAGTARLSLYGPGGRVTLRGAEEVTLEAGVVTDVPLGGLPEGVYTVVVDADVPVVGAGVSETPGALPEDSVLAGTPYDVAWAAGQPLAEASTGPDGAPVAPPDALGQLALPEGVGATLVLQAVPRERDPDTDPSGTTTVTVRAYGTDGAEAAATEVELVAGTTRALPVAELAGEEQPVLVTVDRTGGDPLGVVWAATLVTDDGTPTAGTLRSVVVPTGAQATPGDVAVREVDAGR; from the coding sequence ATGAGCCGCGAGGGACGCAGCACGACGGGCACGAGCCGCGTCGCCGTGCGCCGGACGCTGCGCGTCGCGGGCGTGACCGTCACGGGCGTGGCCGCCGCCGGCGCGCTCGCCGCCGTCGCGACGCTGGGTGGCCAGTGGGCGCAGGGGTGGACGGGCGACGCGTCGCGCGCGGTCGCGGCGCAGACGCAGGCCGTGGCCGTGGCACCGGCCGAGGAGGCGTACGTCTGCCCGGGGCCCGTGCGCCTCCCCGACGGCGCGGACGTCGGCGACGAGCAGTTCTCGGCGGCCCCCGTGGCCACCGCGACCCGCCTCGCGGCCGGCGTCCTCGGTGCCACCGGGACGCCTCTCGCGACCGGCCTGGCCGGGGGAGGCGTCCAGGGCGACCAGCCCGCCGAGCTCACCGGTTCGGGCGCCGCCGTCCTGCGGTCCGCGGTCGAGGGCGCGTCCGTGCTGCACGCGCAGCCGACCGCGCGGGACCCGTTCCGGGCGGCCGGGACGGTCGCCGCGACCACGACGGACGGCGACCTGCGAGGTCTCGCCGCGGCCCGGTGCACGGCTCCGTCGACCTCCCACTGGCTCGTGGGCGGGAGCACCCGGGTCGGTGCGAGCGCGCAGCTCACCGTGCACAACCCGAGCCCGCGCCCGGCGAGCGTGACCCTGACCGTGCACGGGCCGGGCGGCCTCGTCGCGCTGGGCGGCCGCGGTTCGTTCGTCGTGGCCCCGGGCGAGCAGGTCACCTCGCGCCTCGAGGCGCTCGCCCCCGAGCAGGGCAGGATCGCCGTGCACGTGCGCTCGGCCGGCGCGCGCGTGACGGCCGCGCTCCAGGCGCACGGGATCGACGGGCTCGTGCCCGCGGGGACCGACCTCGTCGCCCCGGGCGCCGCGCCCGCCGGGACGCTCGCCGTCGCCGGCATCACGAGCGCCGGCGAGGCCGTCGACGACCCCCACGCACCGCGCCTGCGCCTGCTCGCGCCGGGCGAGCAGGCCGGGACGGCGCGCCTGAGTCTCTACGGGCCCGGGGGGCGCGTGACCCTGCGGGGCGCCGAGGAGGTCACGCTGGAGGCCGGCGTGGTCACCGACGTGCCGCTCGGAGGCCTCCCCGAGGGCGTGTACACGGTGGTCGTCGACGCCGACGTGCCGGTCGTCGGCGCGGGGGTCTCGGAGACCCCGGGCGCGCTGCCCGAGGACTCGGTCCTCGCGGGCACGCCGTACGACGTCGCGTGGGCGGCCGGGCAGCCGCTCGCCGAGGCGTCGACCGGGCCCGACGGCGCCCCGGTCGCCCCGCCTGACGCGCTGGGCCAGCTCGCGCTGCCCGAGGGCGTGGGTGCGACGCTCGTCCTGCAGGCGGTGCCGCGCGAGCGCGACCCGGACACCGACCCGTCGGGGACCACCACGGTGACCGTGCGGGCGTACGGCACGGACGGCGCCGAGGCGGCCGCGACGGAGGTCGAGCTCGTCGCCGGGACGACGCGGGCCCTGCCGGTCGCGGAGCTCGCCGGCGAGGAGCAGCCCGTCCTGGTGACGGTCGACCGCACCGGCGGCGACCCGCTCGGCGTCGTGTGGGCCGCGACGCTCGTCACGGACGACGGCACGCCGACCGCCGGCACGCTGCGCTCCGTCGTCGTGCCGACCGGTGCGCAGGCCACGCCGGGCGACGTGGCCGTGCGCGAGGTCGACGCCGGCCGGTGA
- the cysC gene encoding adenylyl-sulfate kinase, whose translation MSLPTATRVLSPDELDLLELALGGGSPLPAARLLGHDGGPVTLTDAENTPLAVLDDGGARPVKPLARAAGPHWEPALRRPADDVRAGLAAARDVVAVVVDEPPTRAEAGALPAVVAGADAVLLLVPAARHTPRPGAVGAPALVRAAQALADRLDVTAHVVVVPWPAAGGVGAAGALDRDGVAARYGATRATRLADHRDAATRDRVARLATLWTDEVAALYPEPVAREVVRAATAASRRGAVVLLTGLSGSGKSTVARALAAELDDEGLHTTLLDGDEVRHHLSKGLGFDRASRELNVERIGYVASLVARHGGIALAAPIAPFASGRARVRELAEAAGAAFVLVHVSTPLEVCEARDRKGLYARARRGEIPDFTGISSPYEAPDDADVVVDTSVTDVPDAVATVRAALLSALGA comes from the coding sequence ATGAGCCTGCCGACCGCGACCCGCGTCCTGTCGCCCGACGAGCTCGACCTGCTCGAGCTCGCGCTCGGCGGCGGCTCTCCCCTACCCGCCGCGCGGCTGCTCGGGCACGACGGCGGGCCCGTCACGCTCACCGACGCCGAGAACACCCCGCTCGCGGTGCTCGACGACGGCGGTGCGCGGCCGGTCAAGCCCCTCGCCCGCGCGGCCGGCCCGCACTGGGAACCCGCGCTGCGCCGCCCTGCCGACGACGTCCGCGCCGGCCTGGCCGCGGCGCGCGACGTCGTCGCGGTGGTCGTCGACGAACCGCCCACCCGGGCGGAGGCGGGCGCCCTGCCCGCCGTCGTGGCCGGGGCCGACGCGGTGCTGCTCCTCGTGCCCGCGGCGCGGCACACCCCCAGGCCCGGCGCTGTCGGCGCGCCCGCGCTCGTGCGGGCCGCGCAGGCGCTGGCAGACCGTCTCGACGTGACCGCGCACGTCGTCGTCGTGCCGTGGCCGGCGGCCGGCGGGGTAGGTGCGGCTGGCGCGCTCGACCGGGACGGCGTCGCCGCCCGCTACGGCGCCACCCGAGCCACGCGCCTCGCGGACCACCGCGACGCCGCCACCCGCGACCGCGTCGCCCGCCTGGCCACGCTGTGGACCGACGAGGTCGCCGCCCTCTACCCCGAGCCCGTCGCGCGCGAGGTCGTCCGGGCCGCGACCGCGGCGAGCCGCCGCGGCGCCGTCGTGCTGCTCACGGGCCTGTCCGGCTCCGGCAAGTCGACCGTGGCGCGCGCGCTCGCCGCCGAGCTCGACGACGAGGGCCTCCACACGACGCTGCTCGACGGCGACGAGGTGCGCCACCACCTGTCCAAGGGGCTCGGCTTCGACCGCGCGTCACGCGAGCTCAACGTCGAGCGCATCGGCTACGTCGCCTCGCTCGTCGCCCGCCACGGTGGCATCGCGCTCGCGGCACCCATCGCGCCCTTCGCCTCCGGACGCGCCCGCGTGCGCGAGCTCGCCGAGGCGGCCGGGGCGGCCTTCGTCCTCGTGCACGTGAGCACGCCGCTCGAGGTGTGCGAGGCCCGCGACCGCAAGGGCCTGTACGCCAGGGCGCGCCGCGGCGAGATCCCCGACTTCACCGGCATCTCCTCGCCCTACGAGGCGCCCGACGACGCCGACGTCGTCGTCGACACGTCCGTCACCGACGTGCCCGACGCCGTCGCGACCGTGCGGGCCGCACTCCTGTCCGCGCTCGGCGCCTGA
- a CDS encoding TIGR03089 family protein — MNLLVREPGRPRLTWYGPQGERVELSGAVLQNWVSKTVNLLVEEFDAGPGTRVILDLPVHWRGVLWSLGSWACGATVVVADPQGPAEGSGDVVVSARPGSWAGSRAELVAVALPALARRFDGDLPPGAIDAAAAVMTYGDVVAWAPEPDLGAAALEAPGGEPVVHGELLTRASAGAQGARVLVEGDRPATVVLRELLDVWAADGSAVLLGAETAAELRADAGRRERLLESERVTR, encoded by the coding sequence ATGAACCTCCTGGTCAGAGAGCCGGGGCGCCCTCGTCTGACGTGGTACGGACCACAGGGGGAACGCGTCGAGCTCTCCGGTGCCGTCCTGCAGAACTGGGTGAGCAAGACGGTGAATCTCCTCGTCGAGGAGTTCGACGCCGGACCGGGCACCCGGGTGATTCTCGATCTTCCCGTGCACTGGCGGGGAGTGCTCTGGTCGCTCGGCTCCTGGGCCTGCGGCGCGACCGTCGTCGTCGCGGACCCGCAGGGTCCGGCCGAGGGGTCGGGCGACGTCGTCGTGTCCGCGCGTCCCGGGTCGTGGGCCGGTTCGCGCGCGGAGCTGGTCGCCGTCGCCCTGCCGGCGCTCGCGCGCCGCTTCGACGGCGACCTGCCGCCCGGCGCGATCGACGCCGCCGCGGCCGTCATGACCTACGGCGACGTCGTCGCGTGGGCGCCCGAGCCCGATCTCGGGGCCGCGGCGCTCGAGGCGCCCGGGGGCGAGCCGGTGGTCCACGGCGAGCTGCTCACCCGCGCGTCCGCGGGGGCGCAGGGCGCACGCGTGCTGGTCGAGGGCGACCGCCCCGCCACCGTCGTGCTGCGCGAGCTGCTCGACGTGTGGGCCGCCGACGGGTCCGCGGTGCTTCTCGGGGCCGAGACCGCCGCCGAGCTCCGCGCGGACGCGGGCCGGCGCGAGCGGCTCCTGGAGAGCGAGCGCGTCACTCGCTGA
- a CDS encoding bifunctional 2-polyprenyl-6-hydroxyphenol methylase/3-demethylubiquinol 3-O-methyltransferase UbiG codes for MPAPPARVLEIGCGQGAVGVRLAAAGYDWTGVELDGTSAQVARQRLEHAGVPGQVVHGSVEGLMGADGFDVVCAFEVLEHIEDDRAALAAWVDRLRPGGLLLISTPAWQDRYGPMDRAVGHFRRYDPPSLGALLGDAGLVDVGQRLYGMPLGYVLEVVRNQIARHRLESDGASVTDRTARSGRLFQPSTPLAGLVTRAGTWPFRKLQRAFPRTGTGLVVWGRRPAAEL; via the coding sequence ATGCCCGCTCCTCCGGCGCGCGTGCTGGAGATCGGCTGCGGTCAGGGCGCGGTCGGCGTGCGTCTCGCGGCCGCCGGGTACGACTGGACCGGCGTCGAGCTCGACGGGACGAGCGCGCAGGTCGCCAGGCAGCGGCTCGAGCACGCCGGCGTCCCGGGGCAGGTGGTGCACGGGTCGGTCGAGGGCCTGATGGGCGCCGACGGGTTCGACGTCGTGTGCGCGTTCGAGGTCCTCGAGCACATCGAGGACGACCGGGCGGCGCTCGCCGCGTGGGTCGACCGGCTGCGCCCCGGGGGGCTGCTCCTCATCTCCACGCCCGCGTGGCAGGACCGGTACGGGCCCATGGACCGGGCGGTCGGTCACTTCCGGCGCTACGACCCTCCGAGCCTCGGTGCGCTGCTCGGGGACGCGGGGCTCGTCGACGTCGGCCAGCGCCTCTACGGGATGCCTCTGGGGTACGTGCTCGAGGTCGTGCGGAACCAGATCGCCCGGCACCGGCTGGAGTCCGACGGCGCGTCCGTCACGGACCGGACCGCGCGCAGCGGGCGCCTCTTCCAGCCGTCCACGCCTCTCGCCGGCCTCGTGACGCGCGCCGGGACGTGGCCGTTCCGGAAGCTGCAGCGGGCGTTCCCCCGGACGGGGACGGGTCTGGTCGTCTGGGGCCGCCGGCCCGCCGCCGAGCTCTGA
- the manA gene encoding mannose-6-phosphate isomerase, class I translates to MAELYPLENTIQHYDWGSPTRIHELLGSSPDGLPAAELWLGAHPSAPSRVRPPGAPDASDSLLELVRRDPDRMLGRRVADEFGPRLPYLLKVLAADRALSLQVHPRPHAARAGFIRENLEGLPAGSPLRSFHDDQHKPEMVVALTEFDALAGMRPPRAALALIDGLEGRLVDAVREALRGSRSTTGVREAFSLLVAARGRADCRADVAAAVESVRARHAAGSPTERADATVLLLAEQHPGDPGAIASLLLNRVTLEPGQALFLPPGEVHAYVGGLGIEVMASSDNVLRAGLTSKRVDTAALLECASFQPRPPTAPDVDVSEGPGHVVSYRSPVREFALTLADLADGESAALHPEGPRIVLSLEGAPTLVSQDGTEHPLKHGDSCFVPDAAGALEVVGAGHVVCAWVP, encoded by the coding sequence GTGGCCGAGCTCTACCCGCTGGAGAACACGATCCAGCACTACGACTGGGGCTCGCCCACGCGGATCCACGAGCTGCTCGGGTCGAGCCCCGACGGCCTGCCCGCCGCCGAGCTCTGGCTCGGCGCCCACCCGAGCGCCCCGTCGCGCGTGCGCCCGCCGGGTGCGCCCGACGCGTCGGACTCGCTGCTCGAGCTCGTCCGGCGCGACCCCGACCGGATGCTCGGGCGCCGCGTCGCGGACGAGTTCGGCCCCCGTCTGCCGTACCTGCTCAAGGTGCTCGCGGCCGACCGCGCGCTCTCCCTACAGGTGCACCCCCGGCCCCACGCGGCGCGGGCCGGCTTCATCCGCGAGAACCTCGAGGGCCTCCCGGCCGGCTCGCCGCTGCGCTCCTTCCACGACGACCAGCACAAGCCCGAGATGGTCGTGGCGCTCACCGAGTTCGACGCACTCGCCGGGATGCGCCCGCCGCGCGCGGCGCTCGCCCTGATCGACGGTCTCGAGGGCCGGCTCGTCGACGCCGTCCGCGAGGCGCTGCGCGGCAGCCGGTCGACCACCGGCGTCCGCGAGGCGTTCTCGCTCCTCGTCGCGGCGCGGGGACGCGCGGACTGCCGCGCCGACGTCGCCGCCGCGGTCGAGTCCGTGCGAGCCAGGCATGCCGCGGGCTCGCCGACCGAGCGGGCCGACGCGACCGTGCTCCTCCTCGCCGAGCAGCACCCGGGCGACCCGGGCGCGATCGCCTCGCTGCTGCTCAACCGCGTGACGCTCGAGCCGGGGCAGGCGCTCTTCCTGCCGCCCGGCGAGGTCCACGCCTACGTGGGCGGCCTGGGGATCGAGGTCATGGCCAGCTCCGACAACGTGCTCCGTGCGGGCCTGACGTCCAAGCGCGTCGACACCGCGGCGCTGCTCGAGTGCGCGTCGTTCCAGCCCCGCCCCCCGACCGCGCCGGACGTGGACGTCAGCGAGGGCCCGGGTCACGTGGTGAGCTATCGCTCGCCCGTGCGCGAGTTCGCGCTCACGCTCGCCGACCTCGCCGACGGCGAGTCCGCGGCGCTGCACCCCGAGGGGCCGCGCATCGTGCTCTCCCTCGAGGGCGCGCCCACGCTCGTGTCGCAGGACGGCACCGAGCACCCGCTGAAGCACGGCGACTCGTGCTTCGTCCCCGACGCCGCCGGGGCGCTCGAGGTCGTGGGCGCGGGCCACGTCGTGTGCGCCTGGGTGCCGTGA
- a CDS encoding metallopeptidase family protein: MALFGSRDPGPGSGRRPHSRQRRTRPAGAVPSGPFEPLPQQPDGAVPLRRRDRRGRGIRGPLLPPGMPAHRTRAERFDDLVLDAVDVLQRRWTDQLSRTEFAVEDVPPSDPAPWETGGVPLGRCFPAEAGQPPRVVVYRRPCEVRAADLEDLADLVRDVVVEQVAALLARSPEEIDPHYEGR, translated from the coding sequence GTGGCACTCTTCGGCTCGCGCGACCCGGGCCCCGGTTCCGGCCGCCGCCCGCACTCCCGGCAGCGCCGGACGCGGCCCGCGGGCGCCGTCCCGTCCGGCCCCTTCGAGCCCCTGCCGCAGCAGCCCGACGGCGCGGTCCCGCTCCGGCGCCGCGACCGGCGGGGGCGCGGGATCCGGGGGCCGCTCCTGCCGCCCGGCATGCCCGCGCACCGCACCCGCGCCGAACGGTTCGACGACCTCGTGCTCGACGCGGTCGACGTGCTGCAGCGCCGGTGGACCGACCAGCTGTCCCGCACCGAGTTCGCGGTCGAGGACGTGCCGCCCTCGGACCCGGCGCCGTGGGAGACCGGCGGCGTCCCGCTCGGCCGGTGCTTCCCGGCCGAGGCGGGCCAGCCGCCGCGCGTCGTGGTGTACCGGCGCCCGTGCGAGGTCCGTGCCGCCGACCTCGAGGACCTCGCCGACCTGGTGCGCGACGTCGTCGTCGAGCAGGTCGCGGCGCTCCTCGCCCGCAGCCCCGAGGAGATCGACCCCCACTACGAGGGACGCTGA